From one Triticum aestivum cultivar Chinese Spring chromosome 4B, IWGSC CS RefSeq v2.1, whole genome shotgun sequence genomic stretch:
- the LOC123093221 gene encoding pentatricopeptide repeat-containing protein At2g41720, with protein sequence MAVAAARRRLWRGMRTAAATTASGEELYASLLSRLVAEPECRVKATMEEATSSVPHHDGAFWEPLAAALLRASYPAKAHLVLEWKLEKLLMEGVNSHNCEPYLTLIRFCGKTRNAALAMRVFECAEAQGIQLNTGIFNALINTFLSVGDLLAAVTLYETMEGIEDSKPDRATYDAFISAFSRLRSGDAMMSWYLAAKNAGFVPGIQAFESLIVGFVLLNKLDDAELVFEEMVSFEMKPTCTVEAKLEVLPRTEEVNRVNSFIKLVSDGNWELNKALVDRLTRLCLDGGEADVMEQLLALIQKEAHFSSVTQLHCGIIRFYASADLLSDMEHAIDRMLDDGMMFLCPEDVEAVICSYFRHKAFDRLEIFLNRIRSLYMLTRSSYDILVAGFRRFDLNQRLEATIKDMREAGFA encoded by the exons ATGgctgtcgccgccgctcgtcgccgccTGTGGCGCGGGATGCGAACTGCAGCCGCCACCACCGCGTCAGGCGAGGAGCTGTATGCGTCCCTGCTCTCGCGCCTGGTGGCGGAGCCGGAGTGCCGCGTGAAGGCCACCATGGAGGAGGCGACCTCCTCGGTCCCGCACCACGACGGCGCCTTCTGGGAGCCCCTTGCCGCGGCCCTCCTCCGCGCGTCCTACCCAGCCAAGGCGCACCTC GTCTTGGAATGGAAGCTAGAGAAGCTACTGATGGAAGGGGTTAATAGTCATAATTGTGAACCCTACTTGACACTGATCCGTTTCTGCGGAAAGACAAGGAATGCAGCTCTTGCAATGAGAGTCTTTGAGTGCGCAGAGGCACAGGGAATTCAACTGAACACTGGCATTTTCAATGCTCTTATTAACACTTTCTTGTCTGTCGGAGATCTCCTTGCTGCAGTGACCTTATACGAGACCATGGAAGGAATAGAGGACTCCAAACCTGACCGTGCTACATACGATGCATTCATATCTGCATTTTCCCGGCTTCGAAGTGGCGACGCTATGATGAGCTGGTACTTGGCTGCAAAGAATGCAGGGTTTGTTCCGGGAATTCAAGCTTTTGAATCTTTGATAGTGGGATTTGTTCTGTTGAACAAGCTTGATGATGCTGAGTTGGTCTTCGAAGAAATGGTTTCATTTGAAATGAAGCCAACCTGTACTGTGGAGGCCAAGCTTGAGGTGCTTCCTAGAACAGAAGAGGTTAATAGGGTCAACAGTTTCATAAAACTTGTCAGTGATGGCAACTGGGAGTTGAATAAAGCTTTGGTTGACAGACTAACAAGACTATGCCTGGATGGAGGTGAAGCTGATGTAATGGAGCAGCTGCTCGCCCTAATACAAAAAGAAGCACACTTTAGTTCTGTAACTCAACTGCATTGTGGAATTATCAGGTTCTATGCTAGTGCAGATCTCTTGTCAGATATGGAACATGCAATAGACCGGATGTTGGATGATGGCATGATGTTTCTGTGCCCAGAGGATGTTGAGGCTGTTATTTGTTCATATTTTCGTCACAAGGCATTTGATAGGTTGGAGATCTTTTTAAACCGCATCCGAAGTTTGTACATGCTCACCCGCTCTAGCTATGATATATTAGTTGCTGGATTTAGGAGGTTTGACTTGAATCAAAGACTTGAGGCAACCATAAAAGATATGAGGGAAGCTGGATTTGCATGA